From Carassius auratus strain Wakin chromosome 22, ASM336829v1, whole genome shotgun sequence, a single genomic window includes:
- the LOC113040191 gene encoding rho-related GTP-binding protein RhoE, producing the protein MKERRSIQKLSLQPGMDPSQSLKCKIVVVGDSQCGKTALLHVFAKDCFPENYVPTVFENYTASFEIDKQRIELSLWDTSGSPYYDNVRPLSYPDSDAVIICFDISRPETLDSVLKKWKGEIQEFCPNTKMLLVGCKSDLRTDLTTLVELSNHRQTPVSYDQGSAMAKQISAPYIECSAVQSENSVRDIFHVATLACVNKNNKNIKRNKSSRSTKRISHMPSRPDLAAVATDLRKDKAKSCTVM; encoded by the exons ATGAAGGAGAGAAGATCTATACAGAAACTGTCCCTTCAGCCCGGTATGGATCCGAGTCAGAGCCTCAAATGCAAGATCGTGGTCGTGGGGGACAGTCAGTGTGGGAAAACCGCTCTTCTCCACGTTTTTGCCAAGGACTGTTTCCCAGAG AATTATGTACCCACTGTGTTTGAGAATTACACAGCAAGTTTTGAGATTGACAAGCAAAGAATAGAGCTCAGCCTGTGGGACACCTCAG GCTCCCCGTATTATGACAATGTCAGGCCGCTTTCATATCCAGACTCCGATGCCGTCATCATATGCTTTGACATCAGCCGACCAGAGACCCTGGACAGCGTCCTAAAGAAG tGGAAAGGGGAGATCCAGGAATTCTGTCCCAACACAAAGATGCTGCTCGTCGGATGCAAGTCAGACCTTAGAACGGACCTCACGACTTTAGTGGAGCTGTCCAATCACAGGCAGACACCGGTGTCGTATGATCAG gGTTCAGCTATGGCTAAGCAGATATCCGCACCTTACATCGAATGCTCTGCAGTGCAGTCAGAAAACAGCGTGCGGGACATTTTCCATGTGGCAACGTTGGCTTGCGTAAATaagaacaacaaaaacatcaagcGCAACAAATCGTCACGCTCCACCAAACGCATCTCGCATATGCCCAGTCGACCAGACCTAGCTGCCGTCGCAACAGACCTACGCAAAGACAAAGCGAAGAGTTGCACAGTAATGTAA